The DNA window TGCAAACTTTCTTCAGTCTCTTTGCCGCCTGCACGAATCCTGCTATCACTTGAAGCTCGTCCAGTTGCTACACCCAACACACATATTTCTTAATCAGTAATCGCAACACAACAAGACCTTGTGCAAGTATTAACAAACCTGTGAAACAAAATGCCTCTGGACAACATCGATTAGTTGATCCTTGGAAGGGTTAGGATTTGTATCCACCTGAAACCGGACAAATTAGGTTAATATGAATTGTAAAGCAACTGTATCTTTCTTAGCTGTGGAAGCCACTCACGAGGTTAAAATGCAGAGCATATCTCCAGAGCGCGGCCATCTCAAGTTTGCTGAGGTCGACCTGAGGTATTTAGCAATGATCAATTGTAGTAGATGATTTGTGTGAATGAGATAAAGAAGCAGCAAAAGTTGCTTTAGTCTTTTATTCTaattaagagagaataatggAAAAGGGAAAGCCTTTCTCACCGAGGACCCTTTTGCTGTAGAAACAGAATCCTTCAGCTGTGATTCAGATGAGAAAGAGCGACGGAGAGCTTGTTTGATGAACGGTGAATGCGATGCCTTGACCTATGGGAATTATGAGCATCGTCGAAAGCTACAAAAATTGCAATACAGCATATAATTAGATCACTTTAATGGATGAATACAAGGTTGTACAAAAATGGGGGACAATATTATTAGAAAAAGTGGTAAACAAAATATAAGGAATCCTATGTAACTTTCACAAATACTTTTGCACATCTTCAAACATAAAGCAATATTTTTGCTTGAATAggaaatatttatatcatagaACAAGATCAGTTTCAGCTTCAAagtttttcatttgattttgcaGAAAGAGGACCTCATATAGTTCACATGagccaaaattaaaaattcaaaaacctACCTACAAGGCTTACCAATATCCGAGCAATTCCAATGCTCGTGTTCACTCTCAGGATAGTCGTCTTCTTCGTTCCCAGTAGGAGGTTCAAGAACACTTAAAGCATTTCTTTGCAGCTTCACCTCAATTCCATTAGGCATTAGTGAGAACCTACACATCCATCAGCAACCCATCAAAAAACTAATTCCACTAAATAATCATCCTATCACAATGTATCTTTCTCAAGCATCTccaatctttttttaaaaaaattacgaaTTTCATGGAATATTATACAATGATCAACAATCCTAACTCTTTCCTTCAAAAACAGTTTCTGTTGAGTTGGGAACTCTTGAAACTCTATAGCTCAGATAATACAGAAATACTCATCAATAAATGCAAAACCAATGCATCAATCACGGGAAGCACTGATCATCCTTAGTTAATTTGCAATATATGCtaaattcatataaaaatttaaataaaaatgaatataatgtCAGAATTGCCTCAACCTCCCATGATAAGCTAGTTTGCTATAACAAAACATAGCGAAAGTTATCTTAACGAAGAAGCATAAAAGGGGGAaagtaaacaaaaaatttaatcaaTTGGTAAAAATAGAAGTCAAATAGCACCCACATTATAAAAACAACAGTAATTAAATCAGTGCTAGCACAAAAGCCCCACATGCAAAAAAAGGAATCCATTATCACCATAGCTCAAACAATTACTCAGATGATAAATTTCAATGTCACTTCTGTATaagttaaattattaattacacaAGTTTAAGcttaaaaaagaacaaaaagcattAAAATCTTGCCAAAATTACTTCCTTTATTAGCCCCAAAATCAAAGCAGAATGATTCCAACTAAAACAGCACATTTCTCCAATAAGCAAATTGAAAATTGCAAAATTGAGAGGAGAAAAacgaaagaagaaaaggaaaatttTGTAGTGAAATCATACCAGCCAATGCCATCCACCGAGGCCAACAGCTTTCTTGAAGACGCCCTGAAGCCCCACCAGCACCGACTTTGTGCGGTTGTTTCCGGTGACGACAACCTTGGTGTGGCGGGTCAAAACAGATAGCTCCTCCTCGGAGCTGTCTCCGCAGCTGTGGAGATGCGATGAGTGAGATGAGAATCCGCCATTGCTCACCACTGCTGCAGCTTCCagcatttttcaaaaattgagGAAAAAATGGAAGTCGGTTTCCGGAGCCCTAGGTATTGAAATGAGGAAGACAATTCATTGGCTGGCGTAGCTTGTAACTGCCTCTGGATGAAGAGTGCTGGCAATTCAGGAAGAATTTGGGTGttttttggagagagaaaacACAGTGTGACTGAAAATTGAAGAAGatgagagggagagagtgggtgtgtttgtgttttcttgcTGCTTTTTGATTAAACTTTAATTATTAAGTGAGGAGCTGTGAATCCCGATGGTCTGCAATGGTCCAATTATAGTTCACCACGTACTCACACTGGCTAGCCAATCATGCAGCCGAGTTGACTGTTTGACTTCATGGAGTAGCTACATGACCAAATTGCCCTTTCATATAAACtttgctttttatttttgtgtttgtcTTATTTACATATAGGAATACTGAATCTGGGAAGGTCCGATGTTAGAGCACCCATAAtagggcggacgataggccactCGATGCCTCGGGTGCGCCATCGTCTGTCCACTGTGGACGATAGGATACCGTCCGctccatcgtccgcccattgtgggcgacgcggacgatgcaacgcgtttttgctttttttttttattttttaattccgaaaaatttatttatataaataccccataccccaccttcatttgtaacatttccattcacttttccacactcaaattacactataaaatggattctggTGAATATCCAAatccgaatagtccgatgtttgggggtggtgcacgttggccgggtacagaccctgacgaatatcggtcgttcgactccaacacgcagtacgatcctgaattcagtacggattcgtacagtctgtctgacatggagccgtctccaactcgccccgCCGCCCCTTCCCGCCGCGCCGCCCCCGCCacaaagaagcggaaccggcaccgggcgtacaaggtgccacctccgaaaacgaatgaagagtacgtCCCCGGGAGGATGAACTACtaaccggatgaaaccctcgtcttggcgaggtgttgggtggatatttcgAAGGACCcggtattcgcgaacaaccaaaagcaggttgtgtactgggagcgcatcgccgagcgctacaatgtgGCGAAGCCGCGGAGAGCTACAATgtggcgaagccgccgagcgcatacaagcgccatagggagcacctccgcaagcactgggatgaggtgaagaagcaagtcaacctgttctcggcggagtacgagaagtgctcgagggagcagggaagcggcgagagcttgagcgatgtgcgcgatagagcactgttgtcgtaccagtcaatGTACgtcgacttcaagcatttcaacatctaggcgctcttgaaggacaagcagaagttccagggCGGGATTCTGCCATCGGCTGCGCCAAAGAGGACGAGGACCACCGAAGCCGGTGCTTACACAagcagcgaaagcggcgcatatccggtggacctcaaccggacgatgTACGGGGAGGAGGAGAGTTCTGACACACCGGTGTCTTCCCAACGTCCCATTGgtgtcaaggctgcgaagaacaaggggaaggcgaaggcggcATCCTCCTCATAAGCCGCGACCgtcccccatcgccgatcccgaccccggcGGCACTTGCGTACGCGGAGTTGGCagcggccgccaaccggaggacgttgttggacacgcacaacgccctcatgcaatgtcaggacccggccaaagccgaatacctccagagGATGATCGATGAGTTGCACCACAAGTtgggacttttgtagagtagtcaacttttttttcatttctaactcgtTTAAACTTTTATTAATCAACGTAGGATttgccgtttttaattaatcgtgatattttaaattattttgcattaacatatttaaaaatatttaaattaattaacaaaacaatagtgaaacctatatGGCGGCCTTTAGGGtggcttagagcatctccagcgGCGGACGTCCGGCTCGGACGTCGGCGACGggcgaccggacgtccgccattgtggaaaATAAGGTTGGATACGCCCATGCAGGTAGGACGTCGCACGTCCTCGGATATCCGCGGGACGTCCGAGtcgacgggcgccattgtgggggGGTTCGG is part of the Salvia splendens isolate huo1 chromosome 6, SspV2, whole genome shotgun sequence genome and encodes:
- the LOC121809093 gene encoding uncharacterized protein LOC121809093 — translated: MLEAAAVVSNGGFSSHSSHLHSCGDSSEEELSVLTRHTKVVVTGNNRTKSVLVGLQGVFKKAVGLGGWHWLVLPNGIEVKLQRNALSVLEPPTGNEEDDYPESEHEHWNCSDIGKPCRCAKVKASHSPFIKQALRRSFSSESQLKDSVSTAKGSSVDLSKLEMAALWRYALHFNLVDTNPNPSKDQLIDVVQRHFVSQQLDELQVIAGFVQAAKRLKKVCK